In Litorimonas taeanensis, one DNA window encodes the following:
- a CDS encoding EF-Tu C-terminal domain-related protein, whose translation PIAMEEKLRFAIREGGRTVGAGVVSKIVE comes from the coding sequence TGCCAATCGCCATGGAAGAGAAGCTTCGCTTCGCTATCCGTGAAGGTGGCCGTACAGTCGGCGCCGGCGTTGTCTCTAAGATTGTAGAATAG